A DNA window from Micromonas commoda chromosome 17, complete sequence contains the following coding sequences:
- a CDS encoding predicted protein: MADATRHTHIAPRGGRHACTPVVDDPSPGLVPRLAPPNLSDLIGARPKRRAVRPPTTRAHTVLPLQGHPDARDTPSFPPAVPDAHRVAVSLRYDVAREVLLRPHR, from the coding sequence ATGGCCGACGCTACACGGCACACGCACATCGCCccacgcggggggcgacACGCGTGTACGCCCGTCGTGGACGACCCATCGCCGGGGCTGGTGCCGCGGCTGGCGCCGCCGAATCTTTCAGATCTCATAGGGGCTCGACCCAAACGTCGCGCGGTtcgaccgccgacgacccgcgcgcacaCTGTCCTTCCTCTCCAAGGCCacccggacgcgcgcgacaccCCATCCTTCCCCCCCGCCGTCCCGGACGCGCACCGCGTTGCGGTTTCACTGCGatacgacgtcgcgcgcgaggtgctccTCCGTCCCCATCGTTAA
- a CDS encoding predicted protein encodes MSASLCHAQQKQLAISFSLVLLFCIISLRYTSRNVPSHRPVAFVDAPSPLSIKPCPVHSRDLEVYKRPIDGRRQLCAESSQGAGGTRCMSPYGTLQPIWMYDWGKVSVDWETKTFRHLFRPERQFSLLRDFHKYEHDGPCPKRSDVDVDYYQRAALTMATLEAARESFVMFELGGGTCRWIIDAFRFIGMNRPYIPVTASCVEADPLTVEYARATLELNGLSHSTAYLYHGAVSTKDAETQLSRKNNALSYGGFDGRGIDDTASRVSTFSLGTLLSQFWMVDHVDIDCNGCEDQLFGDESTLQVMTERVKSIFVETHTAQKHEVVKDGLDSKGWLKDCPFYLDFPEQDPVSGEVSPVDKGQGEFIPELAGYFWCLNPRYHLM; translated from the coding sequence ATGTCAGCGTCTCTGTGTCATGCACAACAGAAGCAGTTGGCAATTTCATTTTCGCTCGTCCTTCTTTTTTGTATTATTTCTCTTCGGTACACCTCCAGGAACGTTCCTTCCCACCGCCCAGTCGCTTTCGTTGACGCTCCTTCGCCGTTGTCCATCAAACCATGCCCGGTGCATTCGCGAGACCTTGAAGTATACAAGAGACCAATTGATGGTCGGCGACAATTATGTGCCGAGAGCTCCCAAGGAGCTGGCGGCACACGCTGCATGTCACCGTACGGCACTCTTCAGCCAATATGGATGTACGATTGGGGTAAGGTCAGTGTGGACTGGGAAACGAAAACTTTCCGTCATCTATTCAGACCTGAACGCCAGTTCTCCCTGCTAAGGGACTTCCATAAATACGAGCACGATGGACCTTGTCCCAAACGCAGTGATGTCGACGTGGACTACTACCAGCGAGCTGCGCTAACGATGGCAACGCTTGAAGCCGCGCGGGAGAGTTTTGTGATGTTCGAACTCGGCGGTGGGACATGCAGATGGATAATCGATGCTTTTCGATTTATCGGGATGAACAGACCATACATTCCTGTTACAGCATCCTGTGTCGAAGCCGATCCCCTCACCGTCGAATATGCCCGTGCCACGCTCGAATTGAATGGTCTTTCCCACAGCACAGCATACCTGTATCATGGCGCTGTATCGACAAAAGATGCCGAAACTCAACTATCACGCAAGAACAACGCATTATCTTACGGAGGATTTGATGGAAGAGGTATCGATGATACCGCGAGCAGGGTCTCTACCTTTTCGCTAGGAACCTTGTTGTCCCAGTTTTGGATGGTCGATCATGTTGACATCGACTGTAACGGCTGCGAAGACCAACTTTTTGGAGATGAAAGCACTTTGCAAGTAATGACGGAGAGAGTCAAATCAATATTTGTTGAAACGCACACTGCGCAGAAGCATGAAGTTGTAAAAGATGGGTTGGATAGTAAAGGTTGGCTGAAGGATTGTCCGTTTTACTTGGATTTTCCCGAGCAAGATCCGGTGAGTGGTGAAGTCAGTCCGGTGGACAAAGGACAAGGCGAGTTCATTCCTGAGCTAGCGGGATATTTCTGGTGTCTAAACCCACGATACCACTTGATGTGA
- a CDS encoding predicted protein, translating into MSRRTSRATMWKRSLFHESVKGSTRRFRCSLLILFLLAAYFRTARHARHWNSETNFDLDPCTQNYPAAAEKLYHDRGERKLVVEVSHGLGNRLRAISSAAALARISNRQLHVVWIQDLHLNASIRDLFYVSDSQIIEQSYLQCALSSETYVVYDYLSDPVDESRRPKINTHISEHIYIRTAYRVIGKEKDDYAASLAKVMLSRLRPSPTVLDFVNRIEKQLMVQTGQSTRGTVGVHIRMQSDLERDVPGISSLGNMDVRGATSRMLDVAALRHRCHFKHFLNIIRIRQLEDPFASTYIISSDCTEARDGMIQELGSKAFVPELPEYRGCMDGNPRNTVCVQLALAEMLILSRTSSFIYSSHSSFSEVVALLGGFTRGRGNLESGCLGGPDLLFK; encoded by the coding sequence ATGTCCCGACGAACATCCCGTGCGACAATGTGGAAGCGTTCTCTCTTTCACGAGTCCGTCAAAGGATCAACGCGAAGGTTCCGTTGTTCTCTGCTCATACTTTTTTTGCTTGCGGCTTATTTCCGCACTGCGAGGCATGCGAGGCACTGGAACTCGGAGACCAACTTCGACCTCGACCCTTGCACCCAAAACTATCCTGCAGCTGCTGAAAAACTGTACCACGATCGAGGTGAACGTAAACTTGTCGTGGAGGTTTCGCATGGTCTGGGGAATCGATTGAGAGCCATTTCCTCGGCTGCAGCTTTGGCTCGTATTTCGAATCGCCAGCTACACGTAGTGTGGATTCAGGATCTTCACTTGAATGCCTCTATCCGTGATCTGTTTTACGTTTCTGATAGTCAAATAATCGAGCAATCTTACTTACAGTGCGCGCTGAGCTCCGAGACGTATGTCGTCTATGACTACTTGAGCGATCCGGTGGACGAAAGCAGACGCCCGAAAATCAATACTCACATAAGCGAGCATATTTACATTCGCACCGCCTACAGGGTGATCGGCAAAGAGAAAGACGATTACGCCGCAAGTTTGGCGAAGGTTATGCTTTCTAGATTAAGGCCGTCGCCCACTGTTTTAGACTTTGTCAACCGGATAGAAAAGCAATTAATGGTCCAAACTGGTCAATCGACACGTGGAACCGTTGGAGTGCACATACGGATGCAATCAGACCTTGAGCGAGACGTCCCAGGAATCAGCAGCTTAGGAAACATGGACGTTCGAGGCGCCACTTCTAGAATGCTCGACGTTGCTGCGCTGAGACACAGGTGTCACTTCAAGCATTTCCTGAATATAATAAGGATCAGGCAGCTTGAAGACCCTTTTGCGAGTACATACATCATATCTTCAGACTGCACGGAAGCACGTGACGGCATGATTCAGGAACTTGGGTCCAAAGCGTTCGTCCCGGAGCTGCCAGAATACAGAGGGTGCATGGATGGTAATCCAAGGAACACTGTTTGTGTCCAACTTGCACTTGCTGAGATGCTGATACTTTCGAGAACTTCCTCGTTCATCTATTCTTCTCATAGCTCATTTTCAGAAGTTGTAGCCTTGCTCGGCGGATTCACACGTGGTCGTGGCAATCTCGAGTCTGGGTGTTTGGGTGGGCCGGATTTGCTTTTTAAGTGA
- a CDS encoding predicted protein, producing the protein MSAAGFKLRGIYGTEPYWPKKKLKICVTGAGGFIASHLAQRLKEEGHFVVGCDWKRNEHMPEEMFCDEFILADLRLFENCQNVLKGCDHCFNLAADMGGMGFIQSNHSVIFYNNIMISFNMMEACRVEGITRVFYASSACIYPEGAQLTTDLSAGLKEADAWPAQPQDAYGLEKLASEEVYKHYQSDFGIQTRIARFHNIYGPFGTWKGGREKAPAAFCRKAATATTEVEMWGDGKQTRSFTYIDDCIEGILRLTKSDFAEPVNLGSDEMVSMNEMQALALGFAGKPNMPVKHIPGPEGVRGRNSNNDLIMEKLGYAPSVKLADGLKVTYEWIEAKIKEEVADGADAEAAFSKSTICGTMAPTELGALRAADGAENLK; encoded by the exons ATGTCTGCAGCTGGTTTCAAGCTTCGCGGCATCTACGGAACCGAGCCGTACTGGCCCAAGAAAAAGCTAAAAATATGtgtcaccggcgccggcggattCATAGCTTCACATCTCGCGCAGAGGCTGAAAGAAGAGGGACACTTCGTCGTTGGCTGTGACTGGAAGCGAAACGAGCATATGCCG GAGGAGATGTTCTGCGACGAGTTCATCCTCGCGGACCTTCGCCTTTTCGAGAACTGCCAGAATGTTCTCAAGGGCTGCGACCACTGCttcaacctcgccgcggacatgggcggcatgggcTTCATCCAGTCAAACCACTCCGTCATCTTCTACAACAACATCATGATATCTTTCAACATGATGGAGGCctgccgcgtcgagggcatCACCCGCGTCTTCTACGCCTCATCCGCGTGCATCTACCCCGAGGGTGCGCAGCTCACCACCGACCTCTCCGCAGGTCTCAAGGAGGCTGACGCCTGGCCCGCGCAGCCCCAGGACGCCTACGGACTCGAGAAACTCGCTTCCGAGGAGGTGTACAAGCACTACCAGTCTGACTTTGGCATCCAGACACGCATCGCGCGCTTCCACAACATCTACGGCCCCTTCGGTACCTGGAAAGGCGGCCGCGAGAAGGCGCCCGCTGCGTTTTGCAGAaaagccgcgacggcgacgaccgagGTTGAGATGTGGGGCGACGGAAAGCAGACCCGCTCTTTCACCTACATCGACGATTGCATCGAGGGTATCCTCCGCTTGACCAAGTCCGACTTCGCCGAGCCCGTCAACCTGGGTTCTGACGAGATGGTGAGCATGAACGAGAtgcaggcgctggcgctcggaTTCGCGGGCAAGCCGAACATGCCCGTGAAGCACATCCCGGGGCCTGAGGGCGTGCGCGGTCGCAACTCCAACAACGACCTCATCATGGAGAAGCTCGGCTACGCGCCCTCCgtcaagctcgcggacggcCTCAAAGTGACCTACGAGTGGATCGAGGCGAAGAtcaaggaggaggtggcagacggcgccgacgcggaggctgcgttCTCCAAGTCCACCATCTGTGGCACCATGGCGCCCACCGAGCttggcgccctccgcgccgccgacggggccGAGAATCTGAAGTAA
- a CDS encoding predicted protein has translation MNVRSRDMRACHHTACTILSEFTDQPSFDWIPREQNTDADALARHAWELGGTVAPVRVGQRHLPVAIPSIQQHFPRVQQPAGTTSASTPARGIHFRHSNTPLSGMELNAVVGAPTRPPAPVARRARAAAVVRNTNLGSVSPSDTTEEHDLSRGRAEALHAAKLAWTDFAWDPEPLLPLLPPESVWSLADDDIRRDLEPIEPRLFNCPATEVVLRFRWLSLQAVPKQCSLAWADCNQIVASWILNATTDREKTAAGALYNFLPLLLLCPPPRLTPAQTRKFIEKSTVRFIRGEWASLFSEAIKRACEAKKNQSERALKSLEHQEWLLRQRETCIANARARAELPTASWKMEECRTELIERGLYTRSELGPSVDHPTLRRWVEAAQRELLAPDMDARTFEFATLERADEEWRKNQNDQRIIRRALLLVRAGEYSAAVTALENASIAPAIESTLLALRDLHPAPSCFFSPEGQIPEDNQSWRSRLEQVKDDINEHTIDDSIIIRAAKKAGRHRSQDRWGWRSEHWHPLLGSDALKDLRFFIIEFLRGECTDHFYQSIAGSRLTALSKPDNRGIRPIGITDVFRKLAGRVLNILYRDHIRDSLISQDGRVLQFGVGHSHGAQMCAMAAQEHLRLHPQHAIFSLDLKNAFNCVSREAIALGINRLGEKQGRAMLGFCLAMYSGTNPLSFFLSTGEHMSVDAKTGVTQGCVLGSAFFCLAIQPIIEKALASTSVQGVHAYCIADDINLAGEPGQLIQAATRLQESLLLNADLTVKKIDILLGSQCRRIDTTELTGIDGQINIINTVGVDVGQERDCDSGARIVGAPVGSPEYAAKFVADIVDKHRARLDHIAKFGEAGHAQEALLLLRLCACPRITFLLQCVPYNVAPQAFNDSYRDILSAFGRIAGITEDLDTADEVTRGRIALPLRHGGQGLTDPSHIADQALVANWAACAPLLAKTAPALSDIANENPGPRRSTRNAATTRRPEHSQSGPCHGHIRPAWDRIRSLGDEEQKILAVDFSESTGEDFPVKGLQRTLSHLEHERRYKGLFHDASPEVSAAMHSLSSPHAMTWHRVCPFEPRLQIASHLCKMRIRQELDLPMPCLTDAHNNQRLAYCCNPPHAALEPRHALNHLICVHTSNAGGNQTRTHDKVKFAVQAVCKLGGLTTFTEPIGEIPGTTNRNGDTNNLRPDIRVDGLRDTGITILADVSITHIMDSAANHRSQPRPRQGNSAPNSDPIMRRETDKNNKYKAAATAVHKEFIPLVMDTYGRMGKPFLNFLKDVAALTARRASGNVNERTQAIYDSIDPPNELRNRIHLRNLALVHVALIISLMQRVAGSTVTNDRQHGARGGMYGAHEHYVQPYPVTNF, from the coding sequence ATGAACGTGCGCAGCAGGGACATGCGAGCCTGTCACCACACTGCGTGTACCATCCTCAGCGAATTCACGGACCAGCCGTCTTTCGATTGGATTCCCAGAGAGCAGAACACCGatgccgacgcgctcgccagaCATGCCTGGGAGCTCGGCGGCACCGTTGCGCCGGTCCGCGTGGGCCAGCGCCACCTCCCCGTCGCTATTCCCAGCATCCAGCAGCACTTTCCCCGCGTTCAGCAGCCGGCAGGTACTACGTCAGCCAGCACACCAGCCAGAGGGATCCACTTCAGACACAGCAACACGCCACTCAGCGGAATGGAGCtcaacgccgtcgtcggcgccccgacgcgtccacccgccCCGGTGGctcgtcgagcccgcgccgcagccgtcGTGCGCAACACCAACTTGGGCTCCGTCTCTCCCTCCGACACGACCGAAGAACACGACCTCTCTCGTGGTCGCGCAGAAGCTCTACATGCAGCCAAATTGGCCTGGACGGACTTCGCCTGGGACCCCGAACCCCTCTTGCCTCTTCTCCCACCTGAGTCTGTCTGGTCCTTGGCCGACGACGATATCCGCAGAGACCTGGAACCGATCGAACCCCGACTTTTTAACTGCCCAGCCACGGAGGTTGTTCTGCGTTTCAGATGGCTCTCTCTACAGGCCGTGCCCAAACAATGCTCGCTCGCCTGGGCTGACTGCAACCAGATCGTTGCCTCTTGGATCCTCAACGCGACCACCGACCGCGAGAAGACCGCAGCTGGGGCCCTCTACAACTTCCTGCCGCTTCTGCTGCTCTGTCCCCCGCCTCGCCTTACCCCCGCGCAGACCCGCAAGTTCATCGAGAAGTCCACCGTGCGCTTCATCCGAGGAGAATGGGCCAGCCTCTTCTCAGAAGCCATCAAGCGCGCCTGCGAAGCGAAGAAGAATCAGTCCGAGCGCGCCCTCAAGTCTCTCGAACACCAAGAATGGCTCCTCCGACAGCGGGAAACTTGCATCGCCAACGCCCGCGCACGTGCCGAGCTACCAACAGCTTCTTGGAAAATGGAAGAATGTCGTACTGAACTCATCGAACGTGGCCTGTACACCCGCAGCGAGCTCGGCCCTTCTGTGGACCACCCTACGTTGCGGAGATGGGTCGAAGCAGcccagcgcgagctccttgcACCCGACATGGACGCCCGCACCTTCGAATTCGCGACGCTGGAACGGGCCGACGAAGAGTGGCGCAAAAATCAGAACGATCAGCGCATCATCAGGCGTGCTCTCTTGTTGGTTCGAGCCGGCGAGTACTCCGCAGCCGTCACCGCCTTGGAAAACGCCTCTATCGCTCCCGCCATCGAATCCACCCTCCTGGCCCTCCGCGACTTGCACCCCGCACCCAGTTGTTTTTTCTCACCCGAAGGGCAAATTCCCGAGGATAACCAGTCCTGGCGGTCGAGGCTCGAACAGGTCAAAGACGACATCAACGAGCACACCATCGACGACTCCATCATCATTCGCGCCGCGAAAAAAGCCGGCAGGCACCGCTCGCAAGACCGGTGGGGTTGGCGCTCCGAGCACTGGCACCCCTTGCTCGGTTCCGATGCGCTCAAGGACCTCCGCTTCTTCATCATCGAGTTCCTGCGCGGAGAGTGCACCGACCACTTCTACCAGAGTATCGCCGGATCACGGCTTACAGCGCTATCCAAGCCCGACAACCGCGGCATCCGTCCAATCGGCATCACGGACGTATTCCGTAAACTCGCCGGCCGAGTCCTCAACATCCTCTACCGCGACCACATACGAGACTCGCTGATTTCCCAAGACGGACGGGTGCTGCagttcggcgtcggccacTCTCATGGCGCACAGATGTGTGCAATGGCTGCCCAAGAACACCTGCGACTTCACCCGCAACATGCGATTTTCTCGCTCGACCTCAAGAACGCCTTTAACTGCGTCAGCCGCGAAGCCATTGCCCTCGGAATCAACAGACTCGGAGAAAAACAAGGCCGCGCGATGTTGGGCTTCTGCCTCGCCATGTACTCTGGCACTAACCCTTTATCTTTCTTTCTGAGCACAGGCGAACACATGAGTGTCGACGCCAAGACGGGCGTCACTCAGGGGTGTGTCCTGGGGTCGGCTTTCTTCTGCCTGGCTATCCAGCCAATCATCGaaaaggcgctcgcgtccacctctGTCCAAGGCGTACACGCGTACTGCATCGCGGACGACAtcaacctcgcgggcgaACCCGGACAACTCATTCAAGCTGCCACACGCTTGCAAGAGAGCCTCCTGCTGAATGCGGACCTCACCGTCAAGAAGATCGACATCCTCTTGGGATCGCAATGCCGCCGAATCGACACCACCGAGCTCACCGGCATAGACGGCCAGATCAACATCATCAacaccgtcggcgtcgacgtcggccaGGAACGCGACTGCGACTCCGGCGcccgcatcgtcggcgcccccgtcggctCCCCGGAATACGCCGCGAAGTTCGTCGCTGACATCGTCGACaagcaccgcgcccgcctcgatcACATCGCCAAGTTCGGCGAGGCCGGCCACGCACAAGAGGCGCTCTTGCTGCTGCGGCTGTGCGCCTGCCCACGGATTACCTTCCTCCTTCAGTGCGTCCCCTATAACGTCGCTCCCCAAGCCTTCAACGATTCCTACAGGGACATTCTCAGTGCGTTTGGACGCATCGCCGGCATCACCGAAGATCTCGACACGGCTGACGAAGTCACCCGCGGACGCATCGCCCTGCCCCTCAGGCACGGCGGCCAAGGCCTCACCGACCCCTCTCACATTGCAGACCAGGCCTTGGTCGCCAACTGGGCAGCATGCGCTCCGCTCCTGGCCAAGACAgcccccgcgctctccgACATCGCCAACGAGAATCCaggcccgcgccgcagcaCACGCaacgccgccaccacccgtCGACCGGAACACAGCCAAAGCGGCCCTTGCCACGGACACATACGGCCCGCGTGGGACAGAATCCGCAGTCTCGGAGACGAAGAGCAGAAAATTTTGGCAGTGGATTTCTCCGAGTCCACCGGTGAAGATTTCCCCGTGAAAGGACTGCAGCGCACGCTCTCACACCTGGAACACGAGCGCCGGTACAAGGGACTCTTCCATGACGCTTCCCCCGAAGTATCGGCCGCCATGCACTCCCTCTCGAGCCCCCACGCAATGACATGGCACCGCGTCTGCCCTTTCGAACCGCGGCTCCAGATCGCCTCACACCTCTGCAAGATGCGCATCCGACAGGAACTCGACCTCCCCATGCCCTgcctcaccgacgcgcaCAACAACCAGCGCCTCGCATACTGCTGCAACCCGCCTCACGCGGCCCTCGAACCTCGCCATGCTCTCAACCACCTAATCTGCGTCCACACCAGCAACGCAGGAGGCAACCAGACCAGGACACACGACAAGGTAAAATTCGCCGTTCAAGCGGTCTGCAAGTTGGGCGGCCTCACTACGTTCACCGAGCCCATCGGCGAGATACCAGGCACCACGAACCGGAACGGCGACACCAACAACCTGCGACCAGACATCCGAGTCGACGGCCTGCGAGACACCGGCATCACAATCCTCGCAGACGTCTCCATCACCCACATCATGGACTCGGCAGCCAACCACAGGAGCCAACCACGACCACGCCAAGGCAACTCAGCCCCCAACAGCGACCCCATCATGAGACGCGAGACTGACAAGAACAACAAGtacaaggcggcggccacggcggtgcATAAGGAATTCATCCCGCTCGTGATGGACACGTACGGAAGGATGGGCAAACCGTTCCTCAACTTCCTcaaagacgtcgccgcactcaccgcccgccgagcctcgGGCAACGTCAACGAGCGGACGCAAGCCATCTACGACTCCATCGACCCGCCGAACGAGCTCCGAAACCGTATCCACCTCCgaaacctcgccctcgtacacgtcgcgcTTATCATCTCGCTCATGCAAagggtcgccggatcgaccgtcaccaacgaccgccagcacggcgctcgtggcggaatGTACGGAGCACACGAACACTACGTGCAGCCGTACCCGGTCACTAATTTCTAA
- a CDS encoding predicted protein, which translates to MRILSNQCVVHRQALAASLPQDHLPYIVVDRRSGRSLSRFPGSGATQYLTTRARQHLCALLMMASSMFGAKQRISKPLSALAVHTGRHIEK; encoded by the exons ATGCGTATCCTTTCAAATCAATGTGTGGTGCATAGGCAGGCACTAGCGGCAAGCTTGCCACAAGACCATTTGCCCTATATCGTCGTTGACCGTCG CTCTGGACGGTCTCTGTCTCGTTTTCCAGGTAGCGGTGCAACGCAATATctgacgacgcgagctcggcagCACCTATGCGCACTACtgatgatggcgtcctccatGTTTGGCGCCAAACAGCGTATAAGTAagccgctcagcgcgctcgccgtccacaCTGGGCGCCATATAGAGAAATAA
- a CDS encoding predicted protein, which produces MNKNKRTYVPYSASRRLSRSYMTPTYQNVTITWYRSSIMLMVYPSHTLSTFLTPLNLERWSSATYS; this is translated from the coding sequence ATGAATAAAAATAAAAGAACATATGTACCTTATTCGGCTAGCCGAAGGCTAAGCCGATCTTACATGACCCCAACTTACCAaaatgtaacaatcacctggtatcgttcATCAATAATGTTGATGGTCTATCCGTCTCATACATTGTCcacatttttgacaccattaaatcTAGAACGATGGTCTAGTGCTACATATAGTTGA